A region from the Malus domestica chromosome 07, GDT2T_hap1 genome encodes:
- the LOC103439017 gene encoding uncharacterized protein, with amino-acid sequence MGGGTMPIIHVRHSSSSSSSSSSNNLPVPSSSSVQVRPIKPSCTGSYCFCDSGSETCRKHEQDKRASRTSLPSSVFGPVPSRFEVENAILALLSFLQGITSSSQSELQWLQPILDSCVTRKLLSYGHRKVYDAFQSLQTDPSVKRMVLSLSSDRALWDAVTNNELVKKLRQPPSSDLSVCGNEGLLPQSSNQEPEFAKRVIRWIMDITRAKVMELIEQFQSLVTDIFLPPETLQEKNPTANDKDQFEEKVRSSLLLTVVILLIVVVTRLRRA; translated from the exons ATGGGAGGAGGAACCATGCCTATCATCCACGTCagacattcttcttcttcctcctcctcctcctcctccaacaaTCTTCCAGTTCCATCCAGTAGCAGTGTTCAAGTGAGACCCATCAAACCCTCGTGCACTGGTTCATACTGCTTCTGTGACTCTGGGAGTGAGACCTGCAGAAAACATGAACAAGACAAGAGAGCAAGCCGGACGTCGTTGCCGAGCTCCGTTTTTGGTCCAGTTCCGTCCCGATTCGAAGTCGAAAATGCAATCCTTGCTCTTCTCAG TTTTCTGCAGGGAATAACTAGTTCGTCTCAGTCAGAGTTGCAGTGGCTTCAGCCGATATTAGATTCTTGTGTTACAAGAAAGTTGCTATCTTATGGACACAGAAAAGTTTACGATGCTTTCCAATCGTTGCAAACTGATCCTTCTGTTAAG AGGATGGTGCTTTCCCTGTCGTCTGATAGAGCCCTATGGGATGCGGTTACCAACAATGAGTTGGTTAAGAAGCTCCGACAGCCTCCCTCCTCCG ATTTATCTGTGTGTGGGAATGAAGGGCTGCTGCCTCAGAGTTCAAACCAAGAGCCAGAATTCGCTAAACGTGTTATAAGGTGGATTATGGACATCACAAGAGCAAAAGTTATGGAGCTCATTGAGCAGTTTCAGTCACTTGTGACTGATATATTTCTGCCGCCGGAGACTCTGCAGGAAAAGAACCCGACGGCCAACGACAAGGATCAGTTTGAAGAAAAAGTTCGATCCTCGTTGCTTCTCACCGTTGTTATCCTCTTAATTGTGGTCGTCACACGATTGCGCAGAGCTTGA
- the LOC103439018 gene encoding cell number regulator 6, whose protein sequence is MAEGNPQSRYVKLTREQEAPSEDITPGELNQPIQIPQLGVEKCLECGQPLPERYQPPADEDWTTGIFGCAQDPESCWTGLFCPCVLFGRNVETIREEIPWNNACVCHAMCVEGGIAVAAATAFFHGVDPKTSVLICETLLFAWWMCAIYTGLFRQSLQKKYHLKDSPCDPCMVHCCMHWCALCQEHREMRNHLSDNTTTTMTVVSPPPVQEMDSGEKKDAEASSSESPGHPNTNMELALQPV, encoded by the exons ATGGCAGAAGGGAATCCGCAATCGAGGTACGTGAAGCTAACGAGGGAACAAGAAGCGCCATCCGAGGATATCACCCCTGGAGAGCTCAACCAGCCCATTCAAATTCCTCAG TTAGGTGTCGAGAAGTGCTTGGAATGTGGGCAACCCCTACCAGAAAGATACCAACCCCCAGCTGATGAAGATTGGACAACCGGGATATTTGGTTGTGCTCAAGATCCTGAGAGTT GCTGGACTGGACTTTTCTGTCCATGCGTGTTGTTCGGGCGTAATGTAGAAACCATACGAGAAGAAATTCCTTGGAACAATGCTTGTGTTTGCCATGCCATGTGCGttgaaggaggaattgcagTTGCAGCAGCAACAGCATTTTTTCACGGTGTTGATCCTAAGACCTCAGTTCTCATCTGCGAGACATTGCTATTTGCCTGGTGGATGTGTGCAATCTACACAGGTCTGTTTAGGCAGTCGTTGCAAAAGAAATATCATCTCAAG GATTCACCGTGTGATCCATGCATGGTGCACTGCTGCATGCACTGGTGTGCTCTATGTCAAGAGCACAGGGAGATGAGGAACCACTTATCTGATAACACAACCACAACAATGACCGTTGTTTCCCCTCCACCGGTTCAAGAGATGGACTCCGGCGAGAAGAAGGATGCTGAAGCTTCGTCTTCAGAGTCTCCTGGTCATCCAAACACCAATATGGAGTTGGCTCTGCAGCCTGTGTAG
- the LOC103439019 gene encoding elongation factor G-2, mitochondrial → MTRFPPPSTPRLLYTLYRSRTVPSPPSPSPSAASSLLIGSFHFRQFSSGNLARAKEDKEPWWKDSMDKLRNIGISAHIDSGKTTLTERVLFYTGKIHEIHEVRGRDGVGAKMDSMDLEREKGITIQSAATYCTWNGYQINIIDTPGHVDFTIEVERALRVLDGAILVLCSVGGVQSQSITVDRQMKRYEVPRIAFINKLDRMGADPWKVLNQARAKLRHHSAAMQVPIGLEEDFKGLIDLVQMKAYYFHGPNGENIVTEEVPADMEEFVTEKRRELIEVVSEVDDKLAEAFLDDEPISPTDLEEAVRRATVARKFIPVFMGSAFKNKGVQPLLNAVLNYLPCPTEVSNYALDQTKDEEKVTLGGTPDGPLVALAFKLEEGRFGQLTYLRIYEGVIRKGDFIFNINTGKRIKVPRLVRMHSNEMEDIQEAHAGQIVAVFGVDCASGDTFTDGLVKYTMTSMSVPEPVMSLAVQPVSKDSGGQFSKALNRFQKEDPTFRVGLDPESGQTIISGMGELHLDIYVERIRREYKVDATVGKPRVNFRETVTQRAEFDYLHKKQSGGQGQYGRVCGYIEPLPADSQTKFEFENIIVGQAIPSNFIPAIEKGFKEAANSGSLIGHPVEHVRIVLTDGASHAVDSSELAFKLAAIYAFRKCYTAARPVILEPVMLVELKVPIEFQGTVAGDLNKRKGIIIGNDQEGDDSVITAQVPLNNMFGYSTSLRSMTQGKGEFTMEYKEHSPVSNDVQAQLVKNYKGTTAAE, encoded by the exons ATGACGCGCTTCCCTCCACCCTCCACGCCACGCCTCCTTTACACCCTCTACAGATCTAGAACGGTGCCGTCTCCTCCTTCCCCGTCCCCATCGGCAGCCTCTTCCCTCCTCATCGGCTCCTTCCACTTCCGTCAATTCTCCTCCGGCAACCTCGCGCGCGCCAAGGAGGACAAGGAGCCATGGTGGAAGGACTCCATGGACAAGCTTCGGAACATCGGAATCTCGGCCCACATCGACTCCGGCAAGACCACTCTCACCGAGAGAGTTCTGTTTTACACCGGGAAGATCCACGAGATTCACGAGGTTCGAGGCAGAGACGGCGTGGGTGCGAAAATGGATTCCATGGATTTGGAGAGGGAGAAGGGGATCACCATTCAGTCTGCTGCCACTTACTGTACTTGGAATGGCTATCAG ATTAACATAATTGACACCCCAGGTCACGTTGATTTCACCATCGAGGTTGAGAGAGCTCTGCGTGTCCTTGATGGTGCCATTCTTGTCCTTTGTAGTGTTGGTGGAGTGCAAAGTCAGTCAATTACTGTTGATCGGCAAATGAAAAGATACGAGGTTCCAAGAATTGCATTTATAAACAAACTTGACCGAATGGGAGCAGATCCCTGGAAAGTTCTGAATCAG GCACGGGCTAAGCTCCGCCATCACAGTGCTGCCATGCAAGTTCCAATTGGGTTGGAAGAAGATTTTAAGGGTCTTATTGATCTTGTGCAGATGAAAGCTTACTATTTTCATGGTCCCAATGG TGAAAACATTGTTACTGAAGAAGTTCCTGCTGATATGGAGGAGTTCGTCACAGAAAAGAGGCGCGAGCTAATTGAAGTTGTATCTGAAGTTGATGACAAACTAGCTGAAgcattccttgatgatgagccCATATCACCTACTGATCTTGAG GAAGCTGTGCGGAGGGCTACTGTAGCAAGGAAATTTATCCCTGTGTTCATGGGTAGTGCATTTAAAAACAAG GGTGTACAGCCACTTTTGAATGCTGTTCTTAATTATTTGCCTTGTCCGACTGAAGTCAGTAACTATGCTCTTGACCAGACTAAGGATGAAGAGAAg GTTACATTGGGTGGAACTCCGGATGGGCCTCTTGTAGCATTGGCTTTCAAATTGGAGGAAGGGCGTTTTGGTCAGTTAACATATCTAAG AATCTATGAAGGTGTCATTCGGAAGggtgattttatttttaacattaataCCGGTAAAAGGATTAAG GTTCCTCGCTTGGTTCGGATGCATTCCAATGAGATGGAG GATATTCAAGAGGCACATGCTGGGCAAATCGTTGCTGTTTTTGGGGTGGACTGTGCATCAG GAGATACCTTTACTGATGGGTTGGTTAAATATACAATGACTTCTATGAGTGTCCCTGAGCCAGTGATGTCGTTAGCTGTTCAACCAGTTTCAAAAGATTCTGGAGGACAA TTTTCAAAGGCTTTGAATCGTTTTCAGAAAGAGGATCCAACATTTCGTGTTGGCTTGGATCCTGAGAGCGGACAG ACAATCATCTCTGGGATGGGAGAGCTGCATTTGGACATTTACGTTGAACGCATTCGGAGGGAATATAAG GTTGATGCCACTGTTGGAAAGCCTCGTGTTAACTTCAGAGAGACTGTTACTCAGCGGGCTGAGTTTGATTATTTACATAAGAAGCAATCTGGAGGACAAGGTCAATATGGGCGGGTATGTGG GTATATTGAACCACTCCCTGCTGACTCACAGACCAAGTTTGAATTTGAAAACATTATTGTGGGACAAGCTATACCATCAAATTTTATTCCAGCTATTGAGAAGGGTTTCAAAGAAGCAGCCAATTC CGGTTCATTAATTGGACATCCAGTTGAGCATGTTCGTATTGTATTAACCGATGGCGCTTCCCATGCCGTGGACTCCAGTGAACTTGCCTTTAAATTAGCTGCAATATATGCATTTAGAAAG TGCTATACGGCGGCAAGACCAGTGATATTGGAGCCTGTTATGTTGGTGGAATTGAAAGTACCTATAGAGTTTCAGGGTACTGTTGCTGGCGATCTTAACAA GAGAAAAGGTATCATTATTGGAAATGACCAGGAAGGAGATGACTCTGTTATTACTGCCCAA GTCCCTCTGAACAACATGTTTGGGTATTCGACTTCTCTTCGGTCAATGACTCAG GGAAAAGGCGAATTCACAATGGAGTACAAAGAGCACTCGCCGGTTTCTAATGATGTGCAGGCGCAACTGGTCAAGAACTACAAGGGCACCACTGCTGCTGAATAG
- the LOC103410114 gene encoding kiwellin-1-like, with product MKSSTIFSIIFLLTICLATEAQQCRPSGRIRGKKAPSGQCNTENDSDCCVKGKMYTTYTCSPPLSGHTKAYLTLNSFEAGGDGGSPSECDNKYHNDSTPVVALSTGWYSGGGRCHNNITISANGRSVVAMVVDECDSTMGCDAEHDYQPPCPNNIVDASKAVWEALGVRKEDWGGLDITWSDA from the coding sequence ATGAAGAGCTCAACAATTTTCTCAATCATTTTCCTTTTAACAATTTGCTTGGCCACTGAAGCTCAGCAGTGTCGTCCGAGCGGCCGAATTCGAGGCAAGAAGGCCCCTTCTGGACAATGCAACACGGAAAACGACTCCGACTGTTGTGTCAAAGGAAAAATGTACACAACCTACACCTGTTCACCGCCTTTGTCCGGACACACCAAGGCCTATCTCACTCTCAACAGCTTTGAGGCGGGCGGCGATGGAGGCAGTCCATCGGAATGCGACAACAAATACCACAACGACAGCACCCCGGTTGTGGCGCTGTCTACTGGATGGTATAGCGGCGGAGGAAGGTGCCATAACAACATCACGATTAGTGCGAATGGACGGAGTGTGGTGGCGATGGTGGTGGATGAGTGTGACTCTACTATGGGATGTGATGCAGAGCATGACTACCAACCTCCATGCCCTAACAACATTGTTGATGCCTCAAAGGCGGTCTGGGAAGCCTTGGGCGTGCGCAAGGAGGACTGGGGTGGCCTCGATATCACATGGTCTGATGCTTAG
- the LOC103439020 gene encoding uncharacterized protein, with the protein MTTRIAPGVGANLLGQHSAERNQDATAYVGNLDPQVSEELLWELFVQAGPVVNVYVPKDRVTNLHQGYGFVEFRSEEDADYAIKVLNMIKLYGKPIRVNKASQDKKSLDVGANLFVGNLDPDVDEKLLYDTFSAFGVIVTNPKIMRDPDTGNSRGFGFISYDSFEASDAAIEAMNGQYLCNRQITVSYAYKKDTRGERHGTPAERVLAASNPTSKSRPHTLFASGPPTLANGPQSNGTMGAPVPPRPFANGGLGIPPLRPPPPQGMGFPPMQMAVQPTWQGQPQQPGQMPPPQMQQFRPPPNMPPPPPQSAPAPPRSLPPPMAMGNQQPMWRPPPPPQMRPPNMQHASMPPPPPLNNPLPPPPMN; encoded by the exons ATGACGACTCGAATAGCTCCGGGAGTAGGAGCCAACTTGCTCGGCCAACATTCCGCCGAGAGAAACCAAGACGCCACTGCGTACGTCGGCAATCTGGACCCTCAG GTTTCCGAAGAATTGCTGTGGGAGTTGTTTGTTCAAGCTGGCCCTGTTG TGAATGTGTATGTTCCCAAGGATAGAGTGACAAACCTTCATCAAGGATATGGATTTGTTGAATTCCGTAGTGAAGAGGATGCTGATTAT GCAATCAAGGTGCTTAATATGATCAAACTTTACGGCAAACCAATACGTGTAAATAAG GCATCCCAAGACAAAAAGAGCTTGGATGTAGGGGCAAACCTTTTCGTTGGAAATCTCGATCCT GATGTGGATGAGAAGCTTCTCTACGATACATTCAGTGCATTTGGAGTCATAGTTACAAATCCAAAG ATAATGAGAGACCCTGATACTGGAAATTCCCGTGGATTTGGCTTCATTAGTTATGATTCTTTTGAGGCATCTGATGCAGCTATTGAG GCAATGAATGGCCAGTATCTGTGCAATCGTCAAATAACAGTGTCATATGCCTATAAGAAGGATACTAGAGGAGAGCGTCATGGTACTCCAGCAG AGAGAGTTTTGGCTGCAAGCAATCCTACTTCAAAAAGCCGGCCTCATACACTGTTTGCTAGTGGTCCTCCAACACTTGCCAACGGTCCTCAGTCCAATGGTACCATGGGTGCTCCTGTGCCTCCACGACCTTTCGCAAATGGTGGTCTCGGTATTCCTCCTCTTCGCCCACCACCCCCGCAAGGCATGGGTTTCCCACCCATGCAGATGGCTGTACAACCAACCTGGCAAGGTCAGCCACAGCAACCAGGTCAAATGCCTCCACCTCAAATGCAGCAATTCAGACCGCCGCCAAACATGCCGCCACCTCCTCCACAGTCCGCTCCAGCTCCTCCAAGGTCGCTTCCGCCACCTATGGCAATGGGAAACCAACAACCTATGTGGCGACCGCCCCCTCCCCCTCAGATGAGGCCACCCAACATGCAACATGCGTCAATGCCCCCACCTCCGCCTCTCAATAACCCTCTGCCACCGCCCCCTATGAATTGA
- the LOC103439021 gene encoding 3-hydroxyisobutyryl-CoA hydrolase-like protein 1, mitochondrial, with product MQRFKAALSAGNGVHLRRFVRHCRGVCSLPDAALTPADNLDHQVLVEGKAWSRTAVLNRPAVLNAFTTAMGARLQKLYKSWEDDPDVGFIVLKGSGKAFCAGGDIVSLYHMINRGKIDDCKDFFRACYTFIYLLGTCLKPHVAILNGITMGGGAGVSIPGTFRIATDKTVFATPETLIGFHTDAGASFYLSHLPGHLGEFLALTGDRLNGSEMMASGLATHYLHSSRLPLIEEELGKIVTDDPSVVEASLDKYGEVVYPIETSVLQRIELLDKCFSHDTVEEIIDSVECEAGRTKDAWCISTLKRLKEVSPLSLKVCLRSIREGRFQTLDQCLVREYRMSLQGITKQISNDFCEGVRARVVEKDFAPKWDPPSVENVSKDMVDQYFSPLSEFEPDLELPTELREAFTQS from the exons ATGCAGAGGTTTAAGGCAGCTTTATCGGCCGGAAACGGCGTCCACCTCCGTCGTTTCGTCCGCCATTGCAGAGGCGTATGCTCTCTCCCGGACGCCGCTCTCACCCCAGCTGATAATCTCGATCACCAA GTGTTGGTCGAAGGAAAAGCGTGGTCCCGAACGGCAGTTCTCAACAGACCAGCGGTGCTCAATGCTTTCACGACTGCAATG GGGGCAAGATTGCAGAAATTGTACAAAAGCTGGGAAGATGATCCTGATGTTGGCTTTATTGTTTTGAAG gGCAGTGGCAAGGCATTTTGTGCCGGTGGAGATATAGTTTCTCTTTATCATATGATAAACAGAG GGAAAATAGACGATTGTAAAGATTTTTTTAGGGCGTGCTATACTTTTATATACCTGCTTGGTACCTGTTTGAAACCACAT GTGGCTATCTTGAATGGCATTACCATGGGTGGTGGTGCTGGAGTCTCAATCCCTGGGACATTCCGCATTGCAACTGACAAAACT GTTTTTGCTACTCCTGAAACTCTAATTGGTTTCCATACAGATGCGGGGGCatctttttacctctcacatcTACCGGGTCACTTAG GGGAGTTCTTGGCTCTTACAGGAGACAGGCTCAATGGGTCGGAGATGATGGCTTCTGGACTTGCAACACATTATTTGCATAGTTCA AGGCTTCCATTAATTGAAGAAGAACTTGGGAAAATTGTCACTGATGATCCCTCTGTCGTTGAAGCTTCTTTAGACAAGTATGGTGAAGTTGTTTATCCCATTGAGACAAGCGTGCTTCAAAG GATTGAGTTGCTCGATAAATGTTTCAGCCATGACACAGTTGAAGAAATTATCGATTCTGTG GAATGTGAGGCAGGTAGAACAAAGGATGCATGGTGCATTTCTACTCTAAAGAGACTTAAAGAAGTCTCACCATTGAGCTTAAAGGTTTGCTTGAGATCT ATAAGAGAAGGTAGATTTCAGACCCTTGATCAGTGCTTGGTTCGTGAGTACCGAATGTCCCTACAGGGAATCACTAAGCAGATTTCCAATGACTTTTGCGAG GGGGTTCGGGCACGAGTAGTGGAAAAGGACTTTGCACCAAAG TGGGATCCTCCAAGTGTTGAAAATGTATCCAAAGACATGGTGGATCAATATTTCTCCCCTCTTAGCGAGTTCGAGCCCGACCTAGAGCTACCGACGGAGTTGCGAGAAGCGTTCACCCAGTCCTAG
- the LOC103420629 gene encoding uncharacterized protein, producing MDETMKQFQKSLIELETEAEHLLLARNQMVENDRVRNGNREALTSLRKIARTTKTSVPSPFESIMKEIGGPQSRPLVKEVCPTCGNHDSNDRTWMMFPGTDVFARIPFHAAHTILETEQEQLDLDSRRLQGIVKEKSLVISGKGALADKICPGVLKSLVTLTDKPK from the exons ATGGATGAGACCATGAAGCAGTTCCAGAAGAGCTTAATTGAGCTCGAGACTGAAGCTGAGCATCTCCTTCTAGCTCGAAACCAG ATGGTTGAAAATGACAGGGTGAGGAATGGGAACAGAGAAGCACTTACATCTCTGAGGAAGATAGCTCGGACAACCAAAACTAGCGTTCCATCTCCTTTTGAGTCAATAATGAAGGAGATTGGGGGCCCTCAATCAAGACCTCTGGTGAAGGAGGTATGCCCTACCTGTGGCAACCATGACTCAAATGACCGTACTTGGATGATGTTCCCAGGAACTGATGTCTTTGCAAGGATTCCATTTCATGCTGCCCATACCATCTTGGAGACAG AACAAGAACAACTTGATTTAGACTCTAGAAGGTTGCAAGGCATTGTGAAGGAGAAATCCCTTGTGATTTCGGGCAAAGGTGCCCTTGCTGATAAGATCTGTCCGGGTGTGCTGAAGTCCTTGGTAACCCTGACAGACAAACCAAAGTGA